The following proteins come from a genomic window of Gimesia chilikensis:
- a CDS encoding DUF1501 domain-containing protein gives MTDNFYASSIQPCPGPVNRRGFLRMGLAGFASLSLPGILRLRAASPVQKKKDNTAVIMVWQPGGCSHIDTYDPKPTAPVEYRGPFNTIRTSVPGIDFTELLPMQAKIADKFTVLRSMRHGSPGHPAGTLRMLTGDTDIRDKTNPKYPDWMCVTNYLRSKQGPRDNPLPPYVGINFSSQRVGAAYLGDAYGPFTVSGDPNRPNFSVPNIGLSNASEVKQLDRRADLRAKLDTLERSFDQAGELEALDEFEAQALTLLTNPKAKDAFDLSKEDDKTRDRYGRNSWGQQLLMARRLVEAGVDVISTSLSGPLCGRVNNWDDHAVNHHVFDALRFRSQAYDQAVSALIEDIYDRGLDERVLVVVTGEFGRTPKVNYQPSTGEGNASAPAGTKQPGRDHWPRAFSNIWAGGGIETGRFIGASDKLGEDSIERICGAGDFLATIYHHLGIDSSNVFIEDFNGRPTPIIADQGKPIPELLG, from the coding sequence ATGACAGACAACTTTTATGCTTCATCGATTCAACCCTGTCCGGGACCGGTCAATCGTCGTGGCTTTCTCCGCATGGGACTCGCTGGCTTTGCTTCACTGAGCCTGCCTGGCATTCTGCGTCTCCGGGCCGCCAGTCCGGTGCAGAAGAAAAAAGATAACACGGCCGTCATCATGGTCTGGCAGCCGGGTGGATGCTCGCACATTGACACGTACGATCCGAAACCGACTGCTCCCGTTGAGTATCGTGGTCCGTTCAATACGATCCGTACCAGCGTTCCGGGGATTGATTTCACCGAACTGCTGCCGATGCAGGCGAAGATTGCGGACAAATTCACCGTGCTGCGTTCCATGCGTCACGGCAGTCCGGGCCATCCCGCGGGAACGCTGAGGATGCTGACCGGCGATACAGACATTCGCGACAAAACGAATCCCAAGTATCCGGACTGGATGTGCGTCACGAATTATCTGCGTTCCAAGCAGGGACCGCGGGATAATCCGTTGCCACCATATGTCGGCATCAACTTCTCTTCGCAGAGAGTCGGGGCCGCTTACCTGGGCGATGCCTACGGACCGTTTACGGTATCCGGAGATCCGAACAGACCAAATTTCAGTGTGCCTAATATCGGTCTGTCCAATGCTTCAGAAGTGAAGCAGCTGGATCGACGAGCCGATCTCCGTGCAAAACTGGATACGCTGGAACGCTCCTTCGACCAGGCCGGGGAACTCGAAGCACTGGATGAATTCGAAGCCCAGGCGTTGACTCTGCTGACCAATCCCAAGGCAAAAGACGCGTTCGATCTCAGTAAGGAGGATGACAAGACACGTGATCGCTACGGTCGTAACTCCTGGGGACAGCAGCTGCTGATGGCGCGTCGTCTGGTAGAAGCGGGCGTCGATGTGATTTCGACCAGCCTCAGTGGTCCCCTCTGTGGTCGCGTCAATAACTGGGACGACCACGCCGTGAATCACCACGTGTTTGATGCCCTCCGTTTCCGTTCACAAGCTTACGACCAGGCCGTCTCGGCTCTGATCGAAGACATCTACGACCGGGGCCTGGATGAACGCGTGCTGGTTGTGGTGACAGGTGAATTTGGCCGGACTCCCAAGGTGAACTACCAGCCCAGTACCGGGGAAGGAAACGCCAGTGCTCCCGCCGGAACCAAGCAGCCCGGTCGCGATCACTGGCCACGTGCGTTCTCCAACATCTGGGCCGGTGGCGGTATCGAAACCGGACGCTTCATCGGTGCCAGCGACAAGCTGGGTGAAGATTCCATCGAACGCATCTGCGGCGCAGGCGATTTCCTGGCGACGATTTACCACCATCTGGGCATCGATTCCTCGAACGTCTTCATCGAAGATTTCAACGGACGTCCGACACCCATTATCGCCGACCAGGGCAAACCGATCCCGGAACTGCTGGGTTAG
- the cls gene encoding cardiolipin synthase — MSITGIVVEIHILIEILVIIRVILRPHREPTSRLAWIVVIATIPVGGILAYLLLGEVNIGHRRVARMQRVLAGLPHYSAPQDTCNHPVLPSVPERYEHLFRVGRSISNFEPAEGNQARLLPDSNTVIDEMIRDIDAAEDHVHLLFYIWLPDNNGCKVVEALKRAAARGVKCRAMADGLGSRLMIKSAHWREMSQAGVHVAVALPIGNPLKRMLIGRIDLRNHRKIVVIDGGITYCGSQNCSDAEFRIKAKFAPWVDAVVRFEGPIARQNQYLFLSDWMTYVDEDLSDLLSEPVTSFEHGLPAQVIGTGPTVRNSAMPEMFTALIHTSRRELVISTPYFVPNEPLQEALCATAYRGVDTRIIFPAHNDSRFVAAASRSYYRELLEAGVKIYEYTGGLLHAKTLTFDGEITLIGSANMDRRSFDLNYENNILLYDPKLTTAVRERQEEYLAGAKEITLEDVTNWSLPRRFWNNSVAMLGPVL; from the coding sequence ATGAGCATCACCGGAATCGTGGTGGAGATTCACATCCTGATCGAGATTCTGGTGATCATTCGCGTCATTCTGCGACCGCATCGCGAACCAACGTCCCGCCTGGCCTGGATCGTGGTGATCGCCACAATACCGGTCGGCGGCATCCTGGCTTATCTGCTCCTCGGTGAAGTTAACATTGGTCACCGCCGCGTCGCCCGTATGCAGCGGGTACTCGCGGGTCTTCCCCATTATTCTGCGCCCCAAGACACCTGTAATCATCCGGTACTGCCTTCTGTCCCCGAACGCTACGAGCATCTGTTCCGCGTGGGCCGTTCCATCAGCAATTTTGAACCGGCCGAAGGCAACCAGGCCCGTCTGCTGCCCGACTCGAATACGGTCATTGATGAAATGATCCGCGATATCGACGCTGCCGAGGATCATGTGCATCTGCTGTTTTATATCTGGCTCCCCGACAATAACGGCTGCAAGGTCGTCGAAGCCCTCAAGCGGGCAGCCGCCCGGGGCGTGAAGTGCCGGGCAATGGCGGACGGTCTGGGTTCTCGCCTGATGATCAAGTCTGCGCACTGGCGCGAAATGAGCCAGGCGGGCGTCCATGTGGCCGTAGCCCTGCCCATTGGAAATCCCTTGAAGCGCATGCTGATTGGCCGCATCGATCTCCGGAATCACCGCAAAATCGTCGTCATCGATGGAGGCATTACCTACTGCGGCAGCCAGAACTGTTCCGATGCGGAATTTCGGATCAAAGCGAAATTTGCTCCCTGGGTCGATGCGGTCGTCCGCTTTGAAGGTCCCATTGCCCGACAAAACCAGTACCTGTTTCTCAGTGACTGGATGACCTATGTCGATGAAGACCTGTCTGACCTGCTCTCAGAACCAGTAACCTCATTCGAACACGGTCTTCCTGCCCAGGTGATCGGCACCGGTCCGACCGTGCGCAATTCGGCGATGCCCGAAATGTTCACAGCCCTGATTCACACATCACGCCGCGAACTGGTTATCTCGACCCCCTATTTCGTGCCTAACGAACCGCTGCAGGAAGCCCTGTGCGCGACCGCCTATCGGGGCGTCGATACCCGCATCATATTCCCGGCTCACAACGACTCCCGTTTCGTGGCCGCCGCCAGTCGCAGTTATTACCGGGAACTCCTGGAGGCAGGAGTGAAGATTTACGAATATACCGGCGGTCTGCTGCACGCCAAGACCCTGACCTTCGACGGGGAGATCACGTTGATCGGATCAGCGAATATGGACCGACGCAGCTTCGATCTGAATTACGAAAACAACATCCTGCTCTACGATCCGAAACTGACGACCGCAGTCCGGGAGCGCCAGGAAGAGTACCTGGCGGGCGCCAAAGAAATTACCCTGGAAGATGTCACCAACTGGTCATTACCGCGTCGCTTCTGGAACAACTCGGTCGCGATGCTGGGCCCCGTTTTATGA
- a CDS encoding cation:proton antiporter codes for MSEHIILSLSFILLAGIVCQWLAWRVKYPAIIFLLATGIFAGPVMGWLDPDELFEDLLFPFVSLAVAVILFEGSLTLKLQNIPGLERVIRNMITIGAFITWMGTTLATRLLLDFSWNVSFLFGALMVVTGPTVITPLLRTVRPKENVAHILQWEGILIDPLGAILAVLVFEFILAGGAEGGFAAGLVVFGKMVLIGVLFGAVSGYLFAFLLKKYWIPQYLHNFASLALVCVVFAVSNMFEAESGLLSVTVLGIWLANTKGLDLDDILDFKESLSILLISMLFIMLAARMNLSSFRDLGWPAVAVFAVIQFVIRPVSVHLCALGSKLSMNERHLLSWIAPRGIVAAAISALFAIKLQAVGYPFAAAMVPLTFMVIVGTVVLQSTTAGPLARFLKVAEPEPNGFLIVGANRLAQVIALELKKNGIRTFLTDQNWSSVTEARLKGLQAYWGNPVSEHAERHIDLIGIGHLLAVSPQMELNALAAHYYRLEFAKENIFTIRISEPTAGKAEAKTAFKYGGRPVFSESLNYQDLSRMLEQGAEMKTTLLSEEFTFEQFQNQIDAKRIPLFAIDTNHRVQVFTAEPDFQPKAGWKIMSLAEKVPVEAE; via the coding sequence ATGAGTGAACACATTATTTTATCCCTGTCCTTTATTCTGCTGGCCGGAATTGTCTGCCAGTGGCTTGCCTGGCGGGTAAAATATCCCGCGATTATTTTCCTGCTGGCCACAGGGATTTTCGCCGGCCCGGTGATGGGTTGGCTGGATCCGGATGAACTGTTTGAAGATCTGCTGTTTCCCTTCGTTTCGCTGGCAGTGGCGGTGATTCTGTTCGAAGGAAGCCTGACTCTGAAGCTGCAGAACATACCGGGGCTGGAGCGGGTCATCCGCAATATGATTACCATCGGTGCCTTCATCACCTGGATGGGAACGACCCTGGCGACGCGGCTGCTGCTCGATTTTTCCTGGAACGTTTCGTTTTTATTCGGTGCCCTGATGGTGGTCACCGGGCCGACCGTCATTACACCGCTGCTGAGGACCGTGCGCCCCAAAGAGAACGTCGCCCATATCCTGCAGTGGGAAGGGATTCTGATCGATCCCCTGGGAGCGATTCTGGCGGTTCTGGTGTTCGAATTTATTCTGGCTGGAGGCGCTGAAGGGGGCTTTGCCGCGGGGCTGGTTGTGTTCGGTAAAATGGTGCTGATCGGGGTACTGTTTGGCGCAGTAAGTGGTTACCTGTTTGCATTCCTGCTGAAGAAATACTGGATCCCTCAGTATCTGCATAACTTCGCCTCGCTGGCTTTGGTGTGTGTCGTGTTTGCTGTCTCCAATATGTTCGAGGCGGAATCCGGTCTGCTTTCGGTCACAGTTCTGGGAATCTGGCTGGCAAATACCAAAGGCCTGGATCTGGATGACATTCTGGATTTCAAAGAAAGCCTGAGTATCCTGCTGATTTCCATGCTGTTCATCATGCTGGCAGCTCGTATGAATCTGAGCTCATTTCGTGATTTAGGCTGGCCTGCGGTGGCGGTCTTCGCGGTAATTCAATTTGTGATTCGCCCGGTGAGCGTGCATCTTTGTGCCTTGGGATCCAAGCTGTCGATGAACGAGCGGCACCTCCTGTCGTGGATTGCTCCGCGCGGGATTGTCGCAGCAGCAATCTCGGCCCTGTTTGCCATTAAACTGCAGGCGGTTGGCTATCCATTTGCTGCAGCGATGGTTCCCCTGACATTCATGGTGATTGTAGGGACGGTGGTGTTACAGAGCACGACTGCCGGCCCGCTGGCCCGCTTTCTGAAAGTCGCCGAGCCTGAACCGAACGGTTTTCTGATTGTCGGTGCAAACCGTCTGGCACAGGTGATTGCCCTGGAATTGAAGAAAAACGGCATTCGGACATTTCTGACCGACCAGAACTGGTCTTCCGTGACTGAAGCCCGACTGAAAGGGCTGCAAGCATATTGGGGAAACCCCGTGTCGGAACATGCGGAACGGCATATCGACCTGATCGGCATTGGGCACCTGCTGGCGGTCTCCCCCCAAATGGAACTGAATGCCCTGGCGGCGCATTATTATCGACTGGAGTTTGCCAAGGAGAATATCTTCACGATCCGGATTTCAGAACCTACGGCTGGGAAGGCCGAAGCCAAGACTGCTTTTAAGTATGGTGGCCGCCCCGTGTTTAGTGAATCGCTGAACTATCAGGATCTGAGTCGGATGCTGGAGCAGGGGGCGGAAATGAAAACGACTCTGTTGTCAGAAGAATTTACCTTTGAACAATTTCAGAACCAGATCGACGCCAAACGCATCCCATTATTCGCCATCGATACCAATCATCGTGTGCAGGTCTTTACAGCAGAGCCTGATTTTCAACCTAAGGCGGGCTGGAAGATCATGAGTCTGGCGGAGAAGGTACCTGTCGAAGCCGAATGA
- a CDS encoding sialidase family protein, translated as MSVHRREFLKQSLACTLAGRGTGSLLQAQVKAAAEKRPLLKPVHESVVCPWTPEHPRHDHQLIFPLDERRLLLVWSEYYSRSKQPAQKKGFSGIGDHVACQISSMTSDDRGRSWGNRRVLQTNEWAHNVKHPNLIRLSDQEILFSYVGWDSPRARNVFMRRSNDNGRTWGPQQQISEPGWYCCNADHALRLSTGRVLIPAHGPAADNYVGGTAYKGGDLHSFVFYSDDGFQTWKRSANSMTAPGRGCHEPAIVELKDGRLLCFLRNTNQCLYQCYSEDGGVHWSKPVPTELPSPEAPSIIKRIPSTGDLLLLWNHVASPRNWPRTPLTAAVSQDEGKTWRHFKDIDNRTNYDAAYPSLTFVGDETLIAYYSRSTDWKRDSEVSLKIFQTDQFYA; from the coding sequence ATGAGCGTTCATCGCCGCGAGTTTCTGAAACAATCTCTGGCCTGCACATTGGCGGGAAGGGGGACCGGTTCACTGTTACAGGCGCAAGTGAAAGCGGCTGCTGAGAAACGTCCGTTGTTGAAGCCGGTTCATGAGTCCGTTGTCTGCCCCTGGACCCCAGAGCATCCGCGGCACGATCATCAGTTGATCTTCCCGTTGGATGAGCGGCGGCTACTGCTGGTCTGGTCTGAATATTACAGCCGGTCTAAGCAGCCAGCGCAAAAGAAAGGTTTTTCGGGAATCGGTGATCATGTTGCCTGTCAGATCAGTTCGATGACCTCCGATGATCGGGGCCGTAGCTGGGGGAATCGACGGGTGTTGCAGACCAATGAGTGGGCGCACAACGTTAAACATCCCAATCTGATCCGACTGTCCGACCAGGAAATTCTATTCTCATATGTAGGTTGGGACAGCCCCCGGGCGCGGAACGTTTTTATGAGACGTTCTAACGACAACGGCCGGACCTGGGGACCACAACAGCAGATTTCGGAACCGGGCTGGTACTGCTGTAACGCCGACCATGCTTTACGGCTGAGCACCGGCCGTGTTTTGATTCCGGCCCATGGGCCGGCTGCGGACAATTATGTTGGTGGAACAGCATATAAAGGGGGAGATCTGCACTCATTTGTCTTCTACTCTGATGATGGCTTTCAAACGTGGAAGCGGAGTGCAAACAGTATGACTGCCCCGGGGCGGGGCTGTCACGAACCGGCGATTGTTGAACTCAAGGATGGCAGACTACTCTGTTTTCTGCGGAATACGAATCAGTGTCTTTATCAGTGTTATTCCGAAGATGGTGGTGTCCATTGGAGTAAACCGGTGCCTACTGAGCTGCCTTCCCCGGAAGCGCCTTCCATTATAAAACGAATTCCATCCACGGGGGACTTGCTGTTGCTCTGGAATCATGTGGCCTCACCCCGGAACTGGCCGCGGACACCGCTGACAGCAGCGGTTTCACAGGATGAGGGTAAAACCTGGCGACACTTCAAGGATATCGACAACCGGACCAATTATGACGCCGCGTATCCATCTCTGACATTCGTCGGGGACGAAACGCTGATTGCCTACTATTCTCGTTCGACCGACTGGAAACGTGATTCTGAGGTTTCGCTCAAGATTTTCCAAACCGATCAGTTTTATGCCTGA
- a CDS encoding anion transporter — translation MIAYVILVYIAVYLSMLLGGIPGLRVDRTGAALLGAILLLAGQGITEQQALNSIDVPTLALLFGLMVVSAQFQLGGFYGYVLQRVVLYDMAPATLLAAVIALTGALSAILTNDVVCLAVAPLLSRLCLNKRLNPVPFLLALACAANIGSAATLIGNPQNILIGESLQLSFNRYLLIATPPCLLGLALVWWVIVKVYRDQWTVAPGESSPSEEPPFNRWQTLKGTVILLLLVVCFMFAPWPRELLALCAAGVLLLSRTFYSRSVMGLVDWPLLVLFISLFIVNEAFQLAGGMDWLMSHTAAAGISLSEPVPLFVGTAVLSNLVSNVPAIMLLLPVVEGSSMGALLALSSTLAGNFIIVGSVANIIVVEAARQVGIKISFRTHARVGIPVTLGSLLIAGGWLWLVT, via the coding sequence ATGATTGCCTATGTTATTCTCGTTTACATCGCCGTCTATTTAAGCATGCTGCTGGGAGGTATCCCCGGCCTGCGCGTTGACCGTACTGGAGCTGCGCTGCTGGGAGCGATTCTCCTGCTGGCCGGGCAAGGCATTACGGAGCAGCAGGCGCTCAACTCGATCGACGTACCAACACTGGCGTTACTTTTCGGATTGATGGTCGTCTCTGCCCAGTTCCAGCTGGGAGGCTTTTACGGATATGTGTTGCAGCGCGTGGTGCTGTATGACATGGCGCCCGCGACACTGCTGGCTGCAGTGATTGCTCTAACCGGGGCACTCAGTGCGATTCTGACGAATGATGTTGTCTGTCTGGCAGTTGCACCACTGCTGTCTCGTCTGTGTCTCAACAAACGGCTCAACCCCGTCCCGTTTCTGCTGGCCCTGGCTTGTGCAGCGAATATCGGCAGTGCAGCCACGTTGATTGGCAATCCACAGAACATCCTGATTGGTGAATCACTTCAGCTGTCCTTTAATCGATATCTGCTGATTGCAACGCCTCCTTGTCTACTCGGCCTGGCACTGGTCTGGTGGGTTATTGTCAAAGTATATCGGGATCAATGGACGGTCGCACCTGGGGAGAGCAGTCCGTCTGAGGAGCCCCCTTTCAATCGCTGGCAGACTCTGAAGGGAACCGTGATTCTGTTGCTGTTGGTTGTATGCTTTATGTTTGCTCCCTGGCCGCGGGAACTGTTGGCACTTTGTGCGGCCGGCGTCCTCCTGCTCAGCCGTACTTTTTATTCCCGGAGCGTGATGGGACTGGTCGACTGGCCTTTGCTGGTTCTGTTTATCAGCCTGTTCATTGTCAATGAGGCATTCCAGCTGGCGGGAGGCATGGACTGGTTGATGTCTCATACCGCAGCTGCCGGGATTTCGCTTTCCGAACCGGTGCCGCTGTTTGTGGGAACGGCCGTGTTGAGTAATCTGGTTTCCAATGTCCCGGCAATCATGTTGCTGTTACCGGTCGTGGAAGGCAGCAGTATGGGGGCGTTACTGGCCCTGAGCAGTACTCTGGCGGGTAACTTCATCATCGTAGGAAGTGTAGCGAATATCATTGTTGTGGAAGCAGCCCGGCAGGTGGGAATCAAAATCAGTTTCCGCACACATGCGAGAGTCGGGATACCGGTCACGCTGGGCAGTCTGCTGATCGCGGGAGGCTGGCTCTGGCTGGTGACCTGA